The genomic DNA CCGGGCCCGCTCCTGGCGATCTGGGGCATGGAGACCGGCTTCGGCGCCGTCCGCGGCAACGTCAACACGCTCTCCGCGGTGGCGACGCTCGCCTACGATTGCCGCCGTTCGGAATACTTCACCGACCAGCTCTACGCCGCGCTGACCCTGATCGATCGCGGTCTCCTGACGCCGAACACCCGAGGCGCGGCCCACGGCGAGGTCGGCCATACCCAGTTCCTGCCGAAGAACGTGTTGGCCTACGGCACCGGCGACCTGAACAACGTCGGTGCGGCCCTGTCGTCCACGGCCAACTTCCTCAAGGCCCATGGCTGGCGGGCCGGCGCGGGCTACCAGCCCGGCGAGCCGAACTTCGCGGCCATCCAGGGCTGGAACGCGGCACCGGTCTACGAGAAGGCGATCGCTCTGCTCGGGCGCCAGATCGACAACGATTAGCAGTATTTCGGTCACGGATAGACCGGTTCGAACTACGAGAACTGCGGCGGCGCGCCCGAAAATGGTCCCGATCGGGCCAAGATCGATCATCGCGTCGCCCCAGAAAAGCCGGCCCGGCCCCGCTGTCTCACTCTGAGCGGGGCCGGACCGCCCGCCGCGACGTCTCCGCCTTTCCGGAGAGCGGCAGCCGGCACGCCCCGCCTCGCGACGAGGAGCATGGGCAACCGCGATGGCTGTCGAATCCGTGCCGCTGGACGGCGCCAAGACCCGGAACGCGCGCAACACCTGGCTCGCGCCTCTGACGGTGCTCACCGGCCTCGTGACGATGGCCGCCCTCGGGAGCAGCGTCCTGCATCGCGCCCCGGTCCCGGTGACCGGAATCGAGAGCCCCCGGACGGAAGCGCCGGTGCCCGCAACGGCTGCGGAGGACGGGGCCGAGACCGCCACCGCCGAACTAGGGGCTGCAGGCTCGCCCGATGCCGGCCGCGAGACCATCGGCGCTCCGCAGTCGCGCTGGGCGTGGAATCAGATCGCCCCGCCGTCGCTGACGCCCGAAGCCGAGCCCGAGATCGGCGCCGAGGCCGGCTCCCAGCCCGGGACGCAGGCCGCCGAGACGCCGCTCAGCGCGGTGGTCGTCCCGCTGCCAATCCCGCGTCCGCCCGAATTCCGCGCCCCCTTGGGCCCTGGATTCGCCCGACGGTCCGAGCGGCGCATGGCGCGCCGCGAGTTGCCGCCGGCCGCGCAGCCCACGCCGCAGCCCGAGGAGCGCTCGTTCCTCGAGAAGCTGTTCGGCATCGAGCGCGGACCGGCCCTGGCCTACACGGCCCTGGAGAGCAAGCCGGCCGACGTCGCGCCGCCGGCGCAGCGCGTCTCGTTGCCGCTGGCCCCGACCCGCGATCCGGGCTCCACGGCCGGCATCGCGGTCTACAACATCGCCGCCAAGACCGTGACCCTGCCGAACGGCGAACGCCTGGAGGCCCATTCCGGACTCGGCGAGGGTCTGGACGATCCGCGCCTCGTCAATGTGCGGATGCGCGGGCCGACGCCGCCGGGTACCTACGACCTCACCGAGCGCGAGCGGCCGTTCCACGGTGTGCGGGCGATCCGCCTCACGCCGGTCGGCGGCAACGAAGCCGTCTACGGCCGCGTCGGCCTGCTGGCGCACACCTACATGCTGGGCCCGCGCGGCGACTCGAACGGCTGCGTGTCGTTCCGCGACTACGACCGGTTCCTGCAAGCCTTCCTGCGCGGCGAGGTGCAGCGTCTGGTGGTCGTCAGCGGCACGCAGGACCCGCTGCCGAGCCTCGCCGCCGGCACGGTGACGACCCGCATGGCCCGAAACGGCGGCTGAGGACGGCTCGCCGCGGGGCAACCGCCGCAAGCGCGCTGAGGGTCTACCAGCACTGCTCGCGCGGCGCTTGGAACCGGCCGCGCCGGCCCGCAGAACGCGGCGGCGGCGCGTACCGGCGCCGCGGCACGCGAAACTCGGTCGAGACCATGCCTGCACAACGAACGGCCGCCGCGGCCGTCCGCGCTTTCCTGTGGCTTCCCCTCCTCCTGGCCGCCGACCGGGCCTGGAGCGCGTCCGCGCCGGACCATGTCGGAGCGGCAGTGGTGGGCGCGCACTTGGCGGACCGGATCGTCGGCACCTGGGACCTCGTCTCCTACAAGGTCGAGGACAAGGAGACCGGCAAGCTCATCGACGCCATGGGCGGCACGCCGCGCGGACGCGTCATCTTCACCAAGGACGGCTGGGTCGCCTTCAACCTCGAGGGCAGCGCGCGCAAGCCCGCGACCACCGACGCCGAGCGGGCCGCGCTGATGAAGACCCTCGTCGCCTATATCGGACGTTACCGGATCGAGGGCGACCAGTGGGTCACGAGCGTGCAGACGGCCTGGGCACCCGAATGGGTCGGCACCGAGCAGCGTCGCACCATCCACATCGACGGCGACTACGCCGACGTCACGACCCCTTGGCGCGTGATGCCCAACTGGGATGACGGCCGGCTGTCGCGCAGCATCATCCGGTTCAAGCACATCCCGTAGCGACACGTCCGGCGGCGCCGCCAGACGCTGACACGCGGTCCAGCGGCCGGGGCAAGTCTATCGGCAGGTCGCCGCCGTGGCCGCCGGTCGTCGCGGCGGACTGACAGGATGGCGGTGATTGCAACCCCGGCAGTGATTGTCCTCTGAAGCCTCGTCCTCTATGAGGCCACCATCAATCTGCTGAGCCAAGCCAGCCAGCATCTTCCCGCCCACCCGGCAATCGCGCCACCGCGCGAGCGAGGTCTTGAACCGGAGATCCGTTCTCCGGCGTGATCGCGCGCCATGGCGGAGGGAAGGCCTGCGTCGCGCGAGCGCGTCCCATCGTCCCGCGATCCGTGCGGGCCGGGGACGATGGAAGCGATGCGGACCAGCGCAGGACCGCCGTGTCGGGTCGAGCGAGGCCACGAGCGTACCGCGACGGGAACGGGGAAACGATCCGGAAGGCCGGACGGGCGGAGTTCGCGCCCGTCGCATCGAGTGTCTTCCGTACGCGGGGCGGCCAATCGGCCGGTCCGGTACGCAAAAGCGGGATCTGCCCATGCGTGGCGACGACGATAACCAACACCAGCGCGACCGCCGGGCGGCGAACGTGCTGCCCCTCAGCCGGCGGCAACTGCTCGGCACGGCCGCGACCGGCCTGGCGCTGGCGGCCCTGCCGGGCCCGCTGGCCCTGGCCGATGGCGCGGACAGCAAGGTCGACGTGCTGCTGATCGGCGGCGGGATTATGAGCGCGACGCTCGGCGTCTGGCTGAACGAGCTGGAGCCGAACTGGTCGATCCAGATGATCGAACGTCTCGATCAGGTCGCCCTCGAGAGCTCGAACGGCTGGAACAACGCCGGCACCGGACACTCGGCCCTGGCGGAGCTGAATTACACGCCCGAGAAGAAGAACGGGCAGATCGAGATCGCCAAGGCGGTGGAGATCAACGAGGCGTTCCAGGTGACCCGGCAGTTCCTGGCCCACCAGGTCAAGACCGGCGTGATGACGGACCCGCGCGCCTTCATCAACTACACGCCCCACATGAGCTTCGTCTGGGGTGACGACAACATCGCCTACCTGAAGAAGCGCTGGGAGGCCCTCAAGGCGAGCCCGCTCTTCGCCGGCATGGAATATTCGGAGGATCCGGAGCAGCTCCGCAAGTGGGTTCCCCTGATGATGGAGGGACGTGACCCGAAGCAGAAGGTCGCCGCGACGTGGTCGCCGCTCGGCACCGACTGCGAGTGGGGCGAAGTGACCCGGCAGTACGTCGCCCACCTACAGAAGCAGCCGAGCTTCAGCCTGCGGCTCTCGACCGAGGTCGAGAGCATCACCAAGAACGGCGACGGCTCGTGGCGGGTGAGCGCGAAGAACCTGAAGGACGGGACGCGCCGGACGGTCGACGCGAAGTTCGTCTTCATCGGCGCGGGCGGGGGCGCCCTGCACCTGCTGCAGAAATCCGGCATCCCCGAAGGGGACGATTACGCCGGCTTCCCGGTGGGCGGCTCGTTCCTGATCAACGACAATCCCGACGTCGCCACGCTCCACCTCGCCAAGGCGTACGGCAAGGCGTCGGTGGGCTCCCCGCCGATGTCCGTGCCGCATCTCGACACCCGCGTGCTCGGCGGCAAGCGCGTGATCCTGTTCGGGCCCTTCGCGACCTTCTCGACCAAGTTCCTCAAGGAGGGCTCGTACTTCGACCTCCTCAGCTCGACCACCACCAGCAATCTCTGGCCGATGATGAAGGTCGGCGTCGACGAGTTCCCGCTGGTCGAGTACCTCGCGGGGCAGCTGATGCTGTCGGACGACGACCGGATCGCGGCGCTGCGCGAGTACTTCCCGAAGGCGAGGAAAGAAGAGTGGCGCCTCTGGCAGGCGGGGCAGCGCGTGCAGATCATCAAGCGCGACCCGAACAAGGGCGGCGTGCTGAAGCTCGGCACCGAGATCGTGAACGCCAAGGACGGCAGCATCGCGGCCCTTCTCGGGGCCTCGCCCGGTGCCTCCACAGCGGCGCCGATCATGCTCCAGGTCCTGGAGAAGGTGTTCGCCCAGAAGGTCGCCACGCCGGAATGGCAGGCGAAGATCCGTGAGATCGTTCCCAGCTACGGCACGAAGCTCAACGACGATCCGGACCGTGTCGCCCGCGCGTGGGCCGACACGAGCGCGCAGCTCCGGCTCCCGACCCCGCCGCAGATCGACCGCGCCGTGCTCAAGCCGGTCACGACCGGCAGCACCGTGCTCAACAGCAGCGCCACGCCGGTGAAGGAGCCGGTCCACGACCTCGCTCCGTGAGCGGCGTGGCCCGGGGCGCTGCCGTTCGTGCGCCCCGGGCCACGCGGTGGCCCAACTCCGACTCTGCAGGCTTCGCGGTTGCCCGGAGAGCGCTCAGAGGCCGACCCGACCCAGGGCCGGCAACTTGATCCCGGGCCGCCGCAGGTCGATCCCGGCGACGGCGCCGAGCAGATTCAGCTCCAGGCCCTCGACCCAGCCGAGCGTCAGGCCGGCATAGCCGCCGAGATTGAGGCGAATGCCGGTTCGGGACGGCGTCGGACCGATCCAGCGCCCGTCGTAGGGGAAATCCTTGCCGATCGCGGTCGTCGGCAGGCTCGCGCGGATCTCCGGAACCGCCGCCATGACGGCGGCCACGAAGGTGTTCGAATTCGGACCAGGCCAGACGACGTAGTCGCCGGGCCGGCTGTAGCGGTACTCGGCCACGGCCTGCCGGATCCGCGGGAGCATCGTCTCCGCCTCGGGCCCGTCGGCCGCGAACACGGTCGTCGGCGTGTTCCCGAACCAGCGCCCGTCCGGCACGAACCGGTCGACCCAGATCGGCTGCCCCCAGGCCGTGTAGTCGAACCGGCTGTAGGCGCGGGCGCCGCGCTCCTTGAGGACGATCCAACTGTGCGTCGCCACGATGCCGCGCCAGCTCACGGTCCGTGCCGAGAAGATGCGCAGCACGGCGCCGGGATGCGCGTCCGCGCGCGGCAGCAGTCCGGCGCTGGACCGATCCGCCAGACGCCAGTCGCCGCTCGCGCGCGTCGCGTAGAGCAGGGCTGAGACCGCCACCGGCACGAGGAAGAGCGCGGCGAGCGCGAGGAGGGCGATCCTGAACAGGGTCACGGGCGGTCCGGCGGGGGAGGGGGAACAGGATCCGGATGTAGGTATCGACCGCACCCGCGAAACTGCGACCGACGCGACCCGGGGCTGCTCGCGCGTCAGGGCGCGGAGGCCAGGGCGTCCAGCAGCAGCGTCGCGGCGAGGAGATCGGCGCAGCCGCCGGGACTCAGGCGCGCGGCCACGAAAGAGCGGTGGATCGCCGCCGCGCGCTCGCGCCAAGCCGGAGCCGCGATGCCGCCGGCGTCGAGAAAGGTCGCGGCGGCCGCGCGCGCGCCGACGAGGCCGTCGGCGCCGCCGCGGTGCAGGAGATTCGTGTCATCGACGACCGCCAGGAGCGCGAAGAAGCAGTGCACGCGCGCCGCCTCGGGATCGCCGGGGGCGCAGGAACGGCCGAAGCGGAGGGCGGGAAGGCCGACGGCCCGGATGGTCGGGAAGCCCGAAGCGGCCTCGGCACTGGCGCCGCCGACGCCGAAGCGCCGCGCCGCGCGGCCGCCGTGGCTGACAGCCGAGACCGGTGCCCGGCTGATCGCCGGCCCCCAGAGATGCCCAACCGCCTCGGCCAGGGCCTCGGCCCCGGCCCGCCCGACACCGTGCCCTTCACCTTTCGCTCCCGCCGCGGCGCAGATCAGGCCGAGCGAGAAGATCGCGCCCCGATGCGCGTTGACGCCGCCCGTCGCCCGCATCATCGCGATCTCGGCTTTCAGACCGATGGCCCGCAAATCCGCCATCTCCGCCGCGCGGGCACCCGCCGCGACCAGCTCCGCGAAGAACGGCCGGATCGCCGCCGCGCTGCGGCGGAGAGTCTCCGCATCCATGTCGTCGTGGCTGCCGGAATCGACCGGGCTCACGAGGCCGGGCTTGGGCCATGTCTCCAATTCGCCGATGAGCGCCGCGTGCGCAAGATCCGCGACGCGACCGGCGCTGGGCGCGTCGGCGCGGCACGCGTCGGCATCCGGCGCAGTCAGGCTCTGTTCGTCGCGCAGGGTCGGGCCTCCTCCCGGCTTCGCCAGCGCAGCCGAAGCGGCGTCGGGCGGTCCGACGTATACCGGATGGCGGCGCCCGCGCATCCGCGACGGTCTCCGCGCGGGGTCGCCTATCCGGACTTAGAAGGAACCGACGAAGCGTTCGGGCAGCTGCCAGAGGTCGGGCGCCTGGACCACACTCTTACGCTCGATCGCGTCGGCGAAGATCCGCTTCGTCGTCTCGAAATGGGCCTCACCCGGCCGCATCTGAACGCGACGGCGCGGGATCCGGCCGACATCCGCCTTCACGAAGGTCAGGAACTCCGTCGGGTCGATGGCGTGGTGCGAATTCGGGATGCCGATCGGCGCGGCCGCATTCCGCTTCTGCTGGCGCCTGAAGAGTATGTCGTGATCCAAATACGCCAGATGGAACAGGAACAGGTCGCGAAAATCGGGGCGGTGATCCTGGATCAGGCAATGGAAGCCGACATGCCAGTCGATCCGCTCCGACACGATGGTGGACTTGCACAGGGTCGATATCGGACGGATGAATCGCCGCTGGCCAGAGATGGGCGCCGCGACGTTGATGGGAGGCTCGTCCTGCACGTGCATGACATCGGCTCCGAACAGATCGAGGATTGGGGGCAGCGATCGCGCGGCGATATAGTCTGAGAGGCTCGGCGACACGTCGGGATCTGGAAGGATCAGCTCGTCGCTGTCCGCATAGAGAACATATTTGAAGCCGATGAACAAAGACGCGCAGAAATCCCTGACTGTGTGGGCGCGCTCCCACTCGTTCAGGGGCAGTCGCGGCAATCGGATGACGTTCGCGCGCAGCCCGGTTGTCGAGCCGTCGTCGGTGCCGTGGTCGAGGATATAACAGTTTTCAGCCCCGACCTGCCGCTCGTAGTGCTTCAGCCAGAGCGGAAGCATGGTCGCTTCATTGTAGGTCATGGTCACGGCGGCGAGCGGCCTCTTGTGCAACGGCATCCCTTCCCGCCAATGCGGCATTCACCGCGCTTCCACAGCGCATTCGCGAAGCGTTTGTTCGGAGCTTAGATGCAATGGATCGTGCGCAGCAACTCCTGAGGTCACTGACCAAGGATGCCCGCATCGTCGAGGTTGGCCCGAGCTTCAGCCCGCTCGCGCCGAAGCGCGACGGCTGGAACACGTTCGTCATCGATCACGCGCCGCGCGCCGAGCTCATCGAGAAGTATCACGACCAGACCGTCGACCGCATCGAGGAGGTCGATTTCGTCTGGACGGGGGGCTCGATCGCCGACGCGGTCCCGGTGGAGCAGCACGGGACGTTCGACGCGTTCATCGCCAGCCACGTCATCGAGCACACCACCGACGTGGTGACCTTCCTGCGCGCCGCCGAGACGCTGCTCCGGCCGGACGGCGTCGTGATCCTGGCCGTGCCCGACAAGCGCAAATGCTTCGATTTCTACCGCTCCCTGACCGGGACGGCGGACGCGATCGCGGCCTTCTTGGAGAAGCGGAACCGTCACACGGTCCGGACCCACATCGACTACGCCCTGAACATGGCGCTGAAGGACAACGGCACGGTCGGCGCTTGGTCGGGCCGGGACACGCGGCCGGCCATCCCGGCCAACCCGCTGACCGATGAGGCGCAGTGGCTCGGCGCCGCGCAGCTGCCGCACTACGCCGACGCCCATGCCTGGGTATTCGTGCCAGCGAGCTTCAACCTGATGATCCTGGAGCTGTCGCAGCTCGGCTACATCGATCTGCGCGTCGAGGATTCCCTCGACATGGACGCGACGGAATTCTTCGTGTGGCTCCGCAAGGGACGCCAGCGCCTGGCGCCGGACAAGATCCGCGAGCAGCGCACCGCGCTGATGCAGCGCGCGATCGTCGAGCTGGCGGAGCAGGTGCAGCAACTGCCCGAGACGTCCTTCGTCGAGATGGCCTCGGCGGGGGCCCTGCGGGACCAGCTCCTCAAGGCGACCTACCGGACCGACGCGCTCCGCACGGTGCTGGCGGCGCTGCGCGCCAGCATCGGTCGTTTCGGGCTGGATCGGGCCAAGTTCAAGCGCCTGATCGGCGCGGCCAGCCAGAAAGTGCCGGGGAATCACTCGGCAGCGGTACAGCACAGGATCCTGTTGACCGAGGCGACCAAGATCCTCGAAGGAATCGCGGATACCGCCGCCGAGGTGGACGATCGGGACCCCGCCGTCATCGACAGCGCCGTGCTGGTCGCGCCGCTCGGCGCGGCCCAGTTCGGGGATCCGCTCCTCGCCGCAGAACTCGATCGCGAGCGCCAGCGTGCCAAGGCCGTCCGCATGGTGCTGGACGCCGTGCTCGGAAGTCTGCGCGGCCGCGCCCTCGACAAGAAGCGGTTCCGGGACCTGCTCACGCAGGCGGCCGCGCAGACGCCGAATGACGGACCCGAATCTGCCCGCCACGCGGTGCTGTCCGAGGAATCGCGGCGGGTCCTCGGCTTGCCGATCGCCTGAATCCGACTACGGCACCGGCCACGCGGCGGGCGCGACCGGCATCCCGCGCTCCTGGAGTGTGTGAGACCGGCCGGTCGTCAGGCCGCAGACGCGACCGCCGGGGAGATGCGCTTGCGGGCCTTCTTGTCCGCGGTGCTGCTCACGAACGCCTGCGCCTCCTCCTTGCGCTCGAAGACGTGCGGCGCGACCCCGCGCTTGTTCAGGGCTTCCTCCATCTTGAGGCGCAGGAAGGCGCTCGTCGCGTACCGGGTGGTGGTCGCGTAGTAGTTCGCCTGCAGGTACTGGACCATGCCGGCGTAGTCGTCGACCAAGTTCTCGTTGAGCCGGAAGCCGTCGTGGTTGATCACGGCGTTGACCCGCTGACCCGCCTTCCGGCAGGCCTCGACGATGGTCATGCGCAGCTCGTCCATGTCGCCCTTCACCCGGCAGTACCAGCCCTCCAGGTTGACGAAGAGGATGTTGCGCTCGCCGTCGTAGCTGACGCGGGACTTGAGATCGAGGTTGAGCAGGTCCGAGATCAGCTCCATCGGCTCGTCGCGGAAGATCCGCGGGTCCATCGGCACCGGATTGCGCACCACGGGGGCGAAGTCCATGTGGGCGAGGATGTCGCGCTCGATATCGATCCCGGGCGCGACCTCGACCAGTTCCAGCCCCTCCGGCGTCAGCTGGAAGACGCAGCGCTCGGTCACGTAGAGGACCGGCTGCGAGCGCTCGACCGCGTAGGGACCGGAGAACGTGTTCTGCTGGACCTGGGTCACGAACTTGCGGGCCTTGCCCTCCCGCACGATGCGCACCTGACCGTCGCTCACCGCGATCTCCAGGCCGCCGGCCGTGAACGTCCCGGCGAACACGACGGTGCGGGCGTTCTGCGAGATGTTGATGAAGCCGCCGCAGCCGTTCAGCTTGCCGCCGAACCGCGAGGTGTTGACGTTGCCGGCCGCATCGCACTCGGCCATGCCCAGGCAGGTCATGTCGAGGCCGCCGCCGTCGTAGAAGTCGAACATCTGGTTCTGGTCGATGATGCAATCGGCGTTGGTGGCGGCGCCGAAGCTCGAACCGGAGGCCAGCACTCCGCCCACCGCGCCCGCCTCGGTGGTGAGCGTGATGTAGGGGGTGATCTTCTCCTCGTTGGCGACCGATGAGATCCCCTCGGGCGCGCCGACGCCGAGATTGACTACGCCGTTCGGCGGCAGCTCGAAGGCAGCGCGGCGCGCGATGATCTTGCGCTCGTTCAGCGCCATCCGCTTGATGCCGGTGACCGGGACCCGGATCTCGCCGGCCAGCGCGGCGTCGTGCATCACGCCGTAGTTCATCCGGTGCATCTCGGGCTCGGCCACCACAACGCAGTCGACGAGAATGCCGGGGACACGCACGTCCTTCGGCAGGAGGTAGCCGTCGTCGACGATGCGCTCGACTTGGGCGATGACGATGCCGCCGTTGTTTCGGGCCGCCATGGCCTGGGCGAGGCAGTCCAGGGTCAGCGCCTCCTTCTCGTAGGAGAGATTGCCCGACGGGTCGGCCGAGGTGGCGCGGATGAAGGCGACGTCGATCTTGGTCGCCGTGTAGAACAGCCACTCCTCGCCATCGACCTCGACGAGTTTGACGATGTCCTCGGTGGTCAGCTCGTTGACCTTGGCGCCCCCGTGTCGCGGGTCGACATAGGTCTTCAGGCCGACCTTCGAGAACAGGCCCGGCTGCCCCGCCGCGCAGGCCCGATAGAGCTGGGAGATCACGCCCTGGGGCAGGTTGTAGCCGCGGATCAGATTGTCCTGGGCGGCCTTGGCCACCTTCGGCATGCGGCCGAAATTGGCCGCGATGACCCGCGAAAGGAGGCCGTCATGGTGCAGGCGGCCGGTGCCGAGCCCTTTGCTGTCGCCGGCGCCCGCCGTCATGATCAGGGTGAGGCCGCGCGGCGATCCGGTCTCGACGAACCGCTTCTCGAGGGCGGCGTGCAGGGCCTCCGGGATGCAGCTCTGGACAAACCCCGTGGTGGTCACGACGTCGTTCTTGCGGATCAGCGCGATCGCCTCTTCCGCCGAGATGACCTTGTTCTTCCTCATGGAGCCCGTGATCCTCCCCGGCACCTCCGGGAGCGGCCGGCCGTGATGCCCGCCGCCTCCGACTGTGCCATGCGCCGCCCCCGTGGTGCCGGGACGTCTCGGCCCCGGGAGTCGGCTGAGTTTTGAATACGATCGTTATTGCACCGCATCAATATTTGCGGCACTGCACGAGGGCACATGCCGGCCTCGTGACAGTACTCCGAGTATGGAGTTCGGCGCTCCTGAAAAACTCTTCGGTCCACGATCAGAAAAATTGCGCGCTCCTCGGGGCTGTCGGCCGCCTGTGCTCCGCCGCACGCGGTTTTCACGGTCCGCGTGTGCCGGCTCACCGCGGCGTCGCCCGATCCGGTGTCTCTCGGTCCCGACACGACAGGAGGCGATCATGAATCGAGATCCGAGAGCCCGCAGCAGGCAGCCCGACGGCAAGGCCCGACCGGCGGAGTCCAACCGCGAGACCGAATCCCGCGCACGCGAGGCGGTGGTGGATGCCTGGCGCCGGGCGCTTCACCGGATGCGCGAGCGGCGCGCGGCCCAGGACCGCGCCGATCCGGGCCGTTGAGACCGGAGCGGGACCGGAAGGTCGGATCGGCCCCCGACGTCGCCCGAATGGTGACGGGGACCGACCCTTTTTCTCTACTTGGCGCGCCGCGGCGGGGGCGGCACAGCGTGGGCAACGAACGGGGAGTATGTGAGCCGATGGACGACGACGTCGCAGACGGCATGGACGGCGGCGACGCGAGTTCCGCGGCGGCGCAGGAAGCGAACGGGATCGCTTTCCTGCTGGCGAGCGCGGCCTACCTGACGCTCGCGGACGCGCATCTCCGGCGGGAAGGTCCGGAGGGACTGGCTCTCATGGACGAGATCGAGGACCGGATCACGGAGGCGCTGCGGAGCTTCGTCGAGGAGACGTCCTACGAGGACGCGCGGCCGGACATTCTCCAGCACGCCACCCGCAAGGTCCGCGCCCTGCTCGACGCGGGGCGCTCGCTGGCACCGGAGATGCGGCGCTTCCAGTAGGCACCGGCCCGCATCGGAGCGCGCTCCTCGCCCTGGCGCCGTCGCTCTGGCCCCGCCGCTCTGGGCCTCAGCGCGGCGCTGTGGCACCCGCGGTGACGGCGCGTTCGACGGCGCGCCGGACCGATCAGCGAATGCCTCCGTCACGCAGGCGGTACCACGCGATGATCGCCGAGACGTACAGCCGATTGAGACCGTGAAGCGGAAGCGGCTCGATCGGCGTGAGCGGCAAAGGCAGGCTGCCGGCATCCCCGGTGGCGATGTAGGTGGCCATCGCCCGGCCCATCGCCGACTGCAGGCCGACGCCCCGACCCTGGCAGCCGATATCGATGAGCAGCCCGGGCGCCGGCTCGTGGAGATGGGGCAGGTAGTCCCGGGTGATCGCGACCCGGCCGCACCAGCGATGGTCGAAGGCGATCCCGTCCAGCTGCGGGAAGAGCTTGGCCACGATCCGCTCGAGATGCGCCCAGTCGGCGGGGCTGCGCGGCTCCCGGAACGGCCCGCGTCCGCCCATCAGCAGGCGGCCGGTATGGTCGAGGCGGAAGTAGAGCAGGAGCTTCCGCGTGTCCGAGGAGACGTGACCTTCGGGCAGGATCG from Methylobacterium radiotolerans JCM 2831 includes the following:
- a CDS encoding acyl CoA:acetate/3-ketoacid CoA transferase is translated as MRKNKVISAEEAIALIRKNDVVTTTGFVQSCIPEALHAALEKRFVETGSPRGLTLIMTAGAGDSKGLGTGRLHHDGLLSRVIAANFGRMPKVAKAAQDNLIRGYNLPQGVISQLYRACAAGQPGLFSKVGLKTYVDPRHGGAKVNELTTEDIVKLVEVDGEEWLFYTATKIDVAFIRATSADPSGNLSYEKEALTLDCLAQAMAARNNGGIVIAQVERIVDDGYLLPKDVRVPGILVDCVVVAEPEMHRMNYGVMHDAALAGEIRVPVTGIKRMALNERKIIARRAAFELPPNGVVNLGVGAPEGISSVANEEKITPYITLTTEAGAVGGVLASGSSFGAATNADCIIDQNQMFDFYDGGGLDMTCLGMAECDAAGNVNTSRFGGKLNGCGGFINISQNARTVVFAGTFTAGGLEIAVSDGQVRIVREGKARKFVTQVQQNTFSGPYAVERSQPVLYVTERCVFQLTPEGLELVEVAPGIDIERDILAHMDFAPVVRNPVPMDPRIFRDEPMELISDLLNLDLKSRVSYDGERNILFVNLEGWYCRVKGDMDELRMTIVEACRKAGQRVNAVINHDGFRLNENLVDDYAGMVQYLQANYYATTTRYATSAFLRLKMEEALNKRGVAPHVFERKEEAQAFVSSTADKKARKRISPAVASAA